ACGATGTATCGTGTCCCTACCGTGCGCCATATATCGTGTCCCTACCTACCGTGCGCCATATATCGTGTCCCATCGGGACGGGGCGCCATATGTCGTGTCCCTACGGGGCGCGCTTGATCTCGATCCGCTTGATCCGTGGCCCCTGCATCTCGAGCACGGTCAGGCGCGTGCCGTTGTAGATCAGCGTGTCGCCGTTTGATGGCAGCCGGCCCATACGCGCCAGCAGAAACCCGGCCAGTGTCTCGTAGTCGCCGGCTGGAATATTCAGATCAAGCTCCTCGTTCACGTCCTCGACGCGCACCTGCCCCTCGACTACGCTCGTCTGCGCGTCGATCGTGCGCAGGCCGCTGTCGTCGTGCTCGATCTCATCGTCGAGCTCGCCCACGATCTCCTCAACCAGATCCTCCAGCGTCACAACGCCAGCCATGCCGCCATACTCATCGATCAGGATGGCCATGCGAATATGCTTCGCGCGCAGCTCCTGCATCAGATCGCCGATGCGCTTGCTCTCGGGCGTGAAGAAGGCCGGGCGCACCAGCGACTCAATCGGCTCGTCGAGGCCGACCGAGCCATTGCTCAGCGCCACCAGCAGATCCTTGGCCGAGATCAGGCCCTTCACATCATCGACGCCGCCAGGCCCCAGCACCGGAAAGCGCGTGTGGCCGGTCTCGGCAAAGCGATCGAGGAACTGGCGGATCGTCGCGTCGTGGTCGATCGTCACCACCTCGGTGCGTGGCAGCATAGCCTGGTAGGCCGGGCGGTCGGCGAAGGCGAACACATTGATCAGCATCTCCTGCTCGTCTTGATCGAGCACGCCGGCCTCGCCGCTCTCTTCCACCAGCAGGCGCAGCTCGTCGGCCGAATGAACCTTGGTGTGGCCGCCGCTCTCGTGGATGCCGAACGCGCGGAGCACCGCCTCGGTCGCCCAATCGAGGAAGCGGATCACCAGGCCGAAGATGCGGTTGAACAGCGCCAGCGGCCGCACAATGAACAGCGCGGTCTGCTCGGGCGCGCGGATCGCAAACACCTTGGGCGCCTGCTCGCCGAGCACGATATGCAGCGAGGTGATCACGAAGAACGACACGGCGATGCCAACCGCGTGGCTAATCGTCAGCGCCATGCTCTCGGCCACCGCGAGGTTGCCAAGCAGCCAGACGATCAGCGCCTCGATTGGTGGGTCGAGCAGCTCGGCGATCGTGCTCTCGCCGATCCAGCCGAGTGCGAGGCTGGCGAGCGTGATACCGAGCTGCGCGGCCGCGATATAGCGATCGAGGTCGCCCTGCATGCGCCGGCCAAGCGCAGCCGCCGCGTTGCCTTCGCTGGCCATCTGCTCGAGCCGCGTGCGCCGCGAGCCGACCAGCGCGAACTCGGCGGCGACAAAGAAGCCGTTCAGCGCAACCAGCACCAGCACGCCGGCCAGGCGTAGGCTCGTATCAAACAGTCCCGATAGATCCATGCGCGCTCCTGAGTCGTGCTGTGCAGCGGGGCCGGTGCCGGCCGATCGTATGTGCATGCGCTCGCAACACCTGCCCAGCGCTATTTTGGCGCGTAGTATACCAGACACCGCGCGCGATCGTGGCGATCTTGCACTGGCCAATCGATCGTGGTACGATACAGGTGCGGGCCGCTAGCTCAATGGCAGAGCACGTCGCTCATAACGACTTGGTTGCAGGTTCGAATCCTGCGCGGCCCACCAACGACGCGCCCGCCGGGGCAATCCCCCGGCGGGCGCGCTGCTGTGTGCCACCAGCCAATCGTTTGGTTGTGAGCGCGCAAGTGCCTGGTTCCGCCTGAGCTACTGCCGTTCGTCCCCTTTACGCCGGGCCGGCAGTTAGGAACTGTGCATTGTCTTGCGCAATGTCATACAGGTACGACAATCCCCATTCACGGGGTGGGTGCGCTTAGTCGCGCGGCGTGCGATAGCGAATGCGCTCGTTGCGCTGCCGTGCGGCAATGGCTAGCCGCAGAGCCTTGCGCTCGCCGTGCTTGGCGATCGAGAAGCGCGTGCGCTGCGCGCGGCCCTCGGTGTTAAGCCAGGTCGCCTCGTAATAGTCGGTGTGGTTCTCGTGCCGGCGCGATACACCCACCACCGGGTTGTTGCCGCCGGGCTTGCCAAAGACCATGCGCTCGGTGCGTGGTTTGCCGATCTCGATCTCGGTCATATCGCGCCACTGGACTGCCGCATCCAGCGCGGCCAGCCGGTCGCCGCAGCGCTTGTCGGAGAAGAACTTATGGTGGATCTGGCCTTTCCAGGCTACCCGCACCATATACCCGAACGTACGCTTGGCCGGGTGATCGATCCGCGTCACCCCTTTGTGCCGGGTGGTCTTGCCGCGCCGCAGCCTGCGGGCCGGCTGGGCCGGCGGCTCGACCGTAGCGGCGGGATCGGCCAGGTTGGCAGGTGCAGGTACCCACAGCACAAAGCTTGGGCCTGAGCGCTTGCCGTTAGGTAGCGTTACCCCCGCTTCCTCCCACTGTACAAATGAACCATCGCGATACATCGACCAGACGTTTAGCTCGGTATACTCGGCTGCGAATGCCTCGGCGACATAGCTTCGCTCGCCGCGCTGCAGGCTGCTCGGCCTGCTGTTCTGCTCGCTCATCGTGCCCCTATGCAGATCGACAATGCATCAGACTAGCGCCGATAGTGCCGCCAGCCCATCACCAGGGCGGCTGCAAGCCCGCGCATGCTATGCAACCGGCGCGGCGATGTCTAGGTTGCGGTTCGACAACAGGTATTATACTACAAATCTGTCATTGGTATGCGGCGCGCTGCACCTCTGGCCGCGCCTCGGGCGCACAGCCCCGCCGCAGGTGATCGTGTAGCCGTATCTTGACCGCACTGCTATACTGGTTGCGGGGCTGTAACGGCTTCGATTCGTTTTTGTGATGCGCTGCGGCGCCTGCATATGCTATGGTTTGAGCCGATCGGCGGCGCGCATGCTGCGTATCGCATGCCTGCCCTGCGGCGATACCTGTATAGCGTGGCGGTGCTACCAAATTCGCCGTATGCAGCGTTCAATCGCAGGCGAACGAGCATACTGCGCGCGCCATCGCCTAACGCTCGTCAATCAGCAGCGGCATGGCCGATAGCGTGAAACCCGGCCGGCCCATGCGCGTAGATCTTAACTGAAAATCGGCCAGATCCGGCCCGATCGACAGGTACAAGGAAGGACTTGATAGCAATGGTCGATGAGCAGATCCTCAGCAAGGCCCAGGGCGGCAAAGAGAAAGCCGCCAAGCTCAAAGCCGTGCGCGCCAAAGAGTTGCAGGTCGAGCAAGCCATGGACAGCGGTATGTCCGATTATCTTACGACGATCGACCGGCTCACCGCCGCCAGCAAACAGCGCACGGCCAATGTGGCCGACCTGAGCAAGCTCGATACCGCGATTGCCGGCGGGCGCCAGTACACCGGCGACCTGCAGACGCTGATCGAGGACCTGACTTCCGAGCTCGACGAACTCGGCCGCAATGTCGCGACGATGAAAGATGCCCGCGGCATGGAGCGCCTGGTCGGGCGCTTCAACAAGAAGTGGGCACGCCAGATGATGGTCAAGCGCATCCGCGACCAGAATGTCGACGGCTCGATGAAGACCATCCTGGCCTACGCGCGCGGCACGGTCGAATCGCTCAACTCGGCGATTGCCAAGAATGCCGAGATGTATGGCAAGCTCCAGTCGACCGATGTCGAGCTCTCGCGCAAGCTGGTCGATAACCAGCCTAAGTACGAGCAGTGGCGCCTCGCGGTCAAGCGCATCGACGGTGAGCTGGCCGAGCTCGATCGGCGCATTCAGGTGGCCGACGAAACCAGCTATGCCCAGCTGCAGGCCGAGCGCTCGCAGCTACAGGCCAAGCTCGATGAAGCCAAGATCAACGAGACGCAATACTTTGAGATCTTGAAAAACGCCAAAGAGTCACAGCCGATCGTGCGCGCGCACATGGAGGGCTTCAAGCAGTCGATCGCCGCGCTGACCCAGAATAAGGTCAAGACGCAGGAGAAGATCGCTAACCTGACCAGCGTGTTCGAGGGCATCTACCAGATCATGGAGACCGCGCTTGAGGTCAAGGGCTTCTCAACGATCGATAAGTCGCTGAACTATGCCGCCGACAGCGCCACGCGTGTGATGACTGAGCAGGTACAGGGCATCCTGGCCGAGACGGCCGACCGCGCCGAGAAGAAGCTGATCGACGACGCCAAGCTCAAGGAGTATACCGACCACCTCGAGCAGATCATTACGGTGTTCGACGAGCGTATGGCCGAGCTACAAGACGAGTACGCCGAGAAGCGCTAAGCAGACTATGGCAATCAACCGACATCCGCTCCAGGCCGCCGGCGCCGGCCAGAACTCGCGCATGCTGCCCGACGAAGCAGTCGTGACGTACTGCGATGCGCTGGGCGACCGGCTCGGCTGGCTGGGCGGCGCGCTCGAGGCCGAGCAGACGGCGGGCCGCCTGAGCCTGGCCGGCTGTAAAGCTGCCCAGGCGTTCCTGCAAGAGATCCGTGCCACTGTGCTGGTGCTGGCGCTCAAGCACGGTCGCCAGCTGCTCGATGTCGAGCCGCTGCCGATGACGATCGACCCGACCGAGTCGGGCATGCCGACGTTCAAGGATTTCTGGATGCTGCGCGACGACCGCGATCACGCCGAGGAGCAGCTGCGCCAGATCCCGGCGCGCGAGCAGCTGGTCGAACACGCGCTCGACGCGATCTACAACGGCCGCCGCCCGGTCAAGCAGCAGATCCTGTGGCTCCAGCGCGCCTACATGGAGCGGCTGGCCGCCACGCCGGTGGTCGCTGATTTCCGCCAGGGCGAGCCGGTAAAGCTGAGCGCGAAGCAGGGTGACCGGCTGTATGCGGTTAGTTGGACCGGCGTGATCCATAGTTTGAACCTGTTCGAATGCGTGACGCTGCACTTCGAGGAGCGCGGCGGCTGGCATGTGACCGGCGGCGTCGCCGAGCTGCGCGACCTGGTCGACGACCTGGCCGGCGGGCGGCACACGCTGCCCGAGATGGTCGGGCTGATCAATGCGGCGCCCTGGATCGTGCCGCGCGCGATCGAGCGCGTGACGGTCGGGCCGTACCACCACCACTTCACCGAGAACGACGAGCTGGTGCAGCGCGCGTTTGCCGCCCAGCACGAGGGCGAGCCGTGGATGCTGCGCGCGACGATCGAGCGCGCCGCTACCACCAAGGCTGCCAGCCGCAGCAAGCTCGACGCGCTGTTTGGCCGCGAGCCGATGGAGGCCGGGCCGGCCGTGCATTACCGGCTGCTGCTCACGCCGCTGGCGATCAAACAGCTGCTCGGCGACGCCGACGAGGATGGCCAGGCGTGTACAGTGTACGGCGTGACCAAGCAGGGCGATCTGGTGTGCTGAGGTGGCGGCGATCATCTCTGAGTTTGTGATCGGATCAGCAACCGGTGACGCGCTGCAGCGCGTTTGATATGCCAGTTTTGAGTCGGTGAATCGGTGAACGCGCTGCAGCGCGTCTGATATGCCAGCAGCGGATTCATCCGCTGCGCCGCCTCCCCAAGGAGCCAACCGTGCCCACCCGCGATAATGTCCACCCGATCGGCGACGCCGACCTCGACGCGCACCGCGACGACGCCGAGTTCCGCATGCAGAACGTGCCTATGCGCGGCGTCTCGTACGATCTGCTGGCCGAGCTACGCAAGCTGCCGGGCGTGGGCGGCTACCTGCTCAGCGAGCCGGTCAACCAGGTGCTGCACGCTATCCGGCGCGGCCTGTGCCTGTACTACGAGCTCTACGAGGAGCTGAGCGCCAAGATCGATCCACGTCAGGCCGGCTTCCTGGGTAGCTTCGCGCTATTCGGCATGGGTGCATTTGTGGCCCATCGCCTGCCTATGCCCGAGGGCGAGGGGCTGGCGTCGTTCCCCCGGCCATCCGGCCAGTTTTTCAAGGTTGGCCTTGGCCCCGACGACGACCTAAAGAGCGTGCTGTCGTTCTACCTGAAGGCGGTGACCCAGACCGCGCCCGATAATACGCCGATCGTCGAGACTGCCGCCGACCTGGTGAACCTGACGCGCGACTACTTCCTGGCCGCGCGCGACCAGATGATCGCTGAGGCCGAGGCATTGCCGGCCGCGCTGCTGGCCCAGGTCGAGGGCGCGCCGTTCCGCATCGGCGATCTCGAGCTGCGCGGCTTCGCGGTGTCTGAGCAGGGCCAGGCGGCCAAGGCCGAGTTTACGCCGGTGCTGCCCGAGCAGATCGTCGGCAATAGCTCGGCCAAGCGCGCGCTGATCCGCTACGTCGACCGGCTGGCGCTCTACGATGCCGAGCGCGGCTTCAACCCGGTGCTCGAGCTGGGTGGCCTGCCCAGCACCGTGCTGTTCGACGGCTTCCCCGGCACCGGCAAGAGCTCGCTATTCCGCATGGCCATGACCCGCATGACCATGCGCAGCGAGCAGGTCGGCTTGCCGGCACGCTTTGTGTCGATCGACCCGAGCATCAAAGACGAGTACTACGGCAAGACCGCCAAGCTGCTGACTGAGAAGCTGGCGCTGGCGCGCGACCCGGCCGCGCTGACGCTGCTGTTCTTCGACGATATCGACCTGCTGCTGCTCGCGCGCGGCGACCCTGGCATGGGCGGCTCGGACAAGGATGTGCTGAACCTGACCATGCAGTTCCTCGATGGCGCGTTTACCACGCATAACGGCAACGCCCAGACCTATGCCGCGACGAACGAGCCGACTGCGACCGACTCGGCGCTGCGCCAGCGCTTCCACCACCGCGAGCAGATCGGCGGCCCCGAGGACTGGGACGACTACGCCGCGCTGATCGGGATCAAGCTGAGCCGGCAGATCAAGCACGGCCTGGTGCAGGTGTCTGGCGATCTGCCGACCCCGCAGGTCGCTGCGCAGTCGAACGGTGCGACCGCGCCGCGCTTCAGCTTGCCGAACCCCTTTGCGGCCAGAAAGAGTATGAGCTGGCGCGAGCTGGGCGAGCTGTGCGCCGAGTTCAAGCGCAAAAATCCGCGCTTCACGGGCCGGCCGATCGAGAGCGTGACCCAGAAACTGCTGGCCGAGAGCGCCGACTTCGACCTGCCCGAGCAGTGGTTTGCCGACCCGGCTGTGTTTCTGCAGCAGAGCTACGACGCCAAGGTGGCGCTGGTCAAGTCGCTGTACCGGCCGATCACTGGCGAGATGATCGCCGCCGAGCTCGAGCAGTATTTCAGCTCCGAGCAGCGCTATGCCGATGATGCGCGCATCCAGCGCGCCGAACGGCTGGCGACCGAACTCGAGGCCCAGATCGCCGCGCGCGACCTGCTGGCCCGCAAAGACGCCGGCGCGTAACCTGGCGCCGCGTAAGTAGAAGAACCTATGAGCCGACTACCCTGGGATGGCCCGCTGTTTCCTGTCAAGGGCCACCTGGCCGAGCGCTACGCGCTGGCGCTCAAGCATATCGCCAAGCTGGACTGCCCGCTGGCCGAGTTTAACGTCGACCGGATGGGCTGGAGCCCGCAGCTGGCCGCCAGCCTGGGCGAAGACTATTTGGGCGGCGACGCGCTACGCTACGCGATCATCCTCTCGCCCGACCAGGTTGCCGCGCCGATCGTGCGCCGGCGCTTCTCGTACGAGGCCGACGCGATCGAGAGTGTGTATCTCGACGCGCGCCCAACCCTGCTGAGCCTGGTCGAGTCCGAGCCGGTGATCGTCGAGCTCGATAGCGGCCTGGCGTTCTGCCGCACTGCCAGCGATGTGCTGGGCATCCACGCGGTGACGCCGCATATCGACACGGCCCGCGCGACGCTCGACCAATCGCGCCAGCTGCTCGAGCTGGGCCACGGCCTGGCCGAGAAGGTGCGCCTGCTCGACGATAGCTACATCGATCAGATGCTGGCGCTGGCCACGAAGGTGGGCGACCCGCGCAAGCGTGTGTTGCCGCCACCGTTGCGGCTGGCGGTCGCCTCGCTGTGGGCCGAGGTTGGCGGCACCACCTATGTGCTGCGCCCGCCGGCCGGCCTGAGTGCGAATGTGCTGCTGATCGCCACGCGCCCCGGCAATGTGGCCAGGGCCAGCGGCGTGACGCCGCTCGAGATCGATGAGCCGCAGGTGGTGACGCTGCTGCAGCAGCAGGGCTACATTCACTACGACAACGCGCAGCTGCTGTTGCCCAAGCGTCTGGCCGAGCTCGAGACCGAGGCGCTGCTGGCGATCGGCGAGGAAGCCCCCGCGCGCGACGCCGCAGTGCGGCGGCGCCAGCTGGCAAGCAACCCGTCGGTGCGGGGCGCGCTGCCGCCGCTATACTGGGAGCTCGACGCGCTACAGAAGCAGTGGGCAACCGGCGTCGCACTCAACCCCGGCAAGCTGTCGATCGAGGCGCGCTGGGCGCTGGCCACGCCTGCCTGTGAAGCCGAGGTGGTCGGCCATCTGATCGCGCGGTTCGTGCGTTTTGCGCACCGGGCTATGGCGCTGCACCACCGGCGGATCATTGGCGCAGAGTGGGAGCGCTATAGCCCGGCCAAGCAGCGCTACCTTACGGCCAATTTCCCGTACATGAGCCAGGGATTTGTTCGTGCGCCGGCACCCGAGGCGCAGCCGGCCGCCGGCACCTGAGCCATGGCCGCTGCCGGGCGGCTTTGTAGATCTACCAAGGAGGCAGGCGGCTGACGCCTGAACCAACTATGAACCAGATCGTGAATGAGGCGATCGTCCACCTGTTTATCGGCGTCGGGCTGGCGCTGCTGAACGTTGTGCTGATCTACTTCGTGCCGCGTGTGCCGCGCGTGATCTCGCTGACGCACTGGGGCCTGCGGCCGCGCGTGTTCCTGTTCGCCTACCTGATCTTCCTGATCCTCCAGCTGATCAGCTCGCCGCTACTGCGCTCGTACCTGACCTCGGCCTACGCCGAGATCGCCTGGTCGCCGTTTCAGGCGCTGTTCAACGTGCTGGGCGTGCTGCTAGTCGATGGCCTGGTGGCGCTGTGGCAGGGGATGCGCAAAGGCGCCGAGGTTGGCCGCAAGCAGCTCGATGCCGTCAAGGAGCGCGCCGCCGACGGCCTCGACGAGGTTGGCGCGCGGCTGGCGCTGACGCCCGAGGGCCGCGCCGAGCACGCCGCGCGCGCGCAGGCGGCCGCCGAGGCCGATGCGCAAGCGGCGGCTGAGCGTAAGCAGCGCATGGATGAGCGCCTGAAAGATCATTAGAGGGTCACTCAATGATCGCATCGACCCTGGCGCACCTGGAGTGCGGCTTCTGCGCCGCGCACTACCCGGCCGGCCAGCTGTGGAACCTGTGCCCGGCCTGTAGCCGGCCGCTGCTGGCGCGCTACGATTTGCAGGCCGCAGCGGCCACGCTCACACCGGCGGCGCTACGCGCGCGCCCGGCGAATATGTGGCGCTACGCCGAGGTGCTGCCGGTGCGCGACGCGCGTTGGCGCCTGAGCCTGGGCGAGGGCTGGACTCCGCTGATCCACGCTGCGCGGCTGGGTGCGCAGATCGGCTGCCCGCACACGTTTGTCAAAGATGAGTCGCTCAATCCAACCGGCAGCTTCAAGGCGCGCGGGCTGTGCGTGGCCGTCAGCCGGGCGGCCGAGCTGGGCGCGCGCGAGCTGGCCATCCCCAGCGCCGGCAACGCCGCCGGGGCCATGGCCGCCTACGCCGCGCTGGCCGGCCTGCCGGCGCACGTGTTCATGCCCGCCGATGTGCCGCAGCCGTTCCAGGCCGAGTGCCGCGCGCTCGGCGCACACGTGACGCTGGTCGATGGGCTGATCAACGACTGTGGCGCGCGCGTGCGTGCGGGCGCGGCCGCGCACGGCTGGTTCGACCTCAGCACGCTCAAAGAGCCTTACCGGCTCGAGGGCAAGAAGACCATGGGCTACGAGCTGGCCGAGCAGCTCGGCTGGCGCTTGCCCGACGTGATCATCTACCCGACTGGCGGCGGCACCGGGCTGGTGGGCATGTGGAAGGCCTTTGACGAAATGCAGGCCATGGGCCTGATCGACGCGCGCCGGCCGCGCATGGTTAGCGTGCAGGCCGAGGGCTGCGCGCCGATCGTGCGGGCGTTTGGGCAGGGCCACGAGCACGCCGAGCTATGGCAGGGCGCGCACACCGTGGCCGACGGCCTGCGCGTGCCGGTGGCAGTGGGCGATTTCCTGATCATCCGCGCGATCCG
The sequence above is drawn from the Candidatus Kouleothrix ribensis genome and encodes:
- a CDS encoding HlyC/CorC family transporter → MDLSGLFDTSLRLAGVLVLVALNGFFVAAEFALVGSRRTRLEQMASEGNAAAALGRRMQGDLDRYIAAAQLGITLASLALGWIGESTIAELLDPPIEALIVWLLGNLAVAESMALTISHAVGIAVSFFVITSLHIVLGEQAPKVFAIRAPEQTALFIVRPLALFNRIFGLVIRFLDWATEAVLRAFGIHESGGHTKVHSADELRLLVEESGEAGVLDQDEQEMLINVFAFADRPAYQAMLPRTEVVTIDHDATIRQFLDRFAETGHTRFPVLGPGGVDDVKGLISAKDLLVALSNGSVGLDEPIESLVRPAFFTPESKRIGDLMQELRAKHIRMAILIDEYGGMAGVVTLEDLVEEIVGELDDEIEHDDSGLRTIDAQTSVVEGQVRVEDVNEELDLNIPAGDYETLAGFLLARMGRLPSNGDTLIYNGTRLTVLEMQGPRIKRIEIKRAP
- a CDS encoding AP2 domain-containing protein encodes the protein MYRDGSFVQWEEAGVTLPNGKRSGPSFVLWVPAPANLADPAATVEPPAQPARRLRRGKTTRHKGVTRIDHPAKRTFGYMVRVAWKGQIHHKFFSDKRCGDRLAALDAAVQWRDMTEIEIGKPRTERMVFGKPGGNNPVVGVSRRHENHTDYYEATWLNTEGRAQRTRFSIAKHGERKALRLAIAARQRNERIRYRTPRD
- a CDS encoding AAA family ATPase, whose amino-acid sequence is MPTRDNVHPIGDADLDAHRDDAEFRMQNVPMRGVSYDLLAELRKLPGVGGYLLSEPVNQVLHAIRRGLCLYYELYEELSAKIDPRQAGFLGSFALFGMGAFVAHRLPMPEGEGLASFPRPSGQFFKVGLGPDDDLKSVLSFYLKAVTQTAPDNTPIVETAADLVNLTRDYFLAARDQMIAEAEALPAALLAQVEGAPFRIGDLELRGFAVSEQGQAAKAEFTPVLPEQIVGNSSAKRALIRYVDRLALYDAERGFNPVLELGGLPSTVLFDGFPGTGKSSLFRMAMTRMTMRSEQVGLPARFVSIDPSIKDEYYGKTAKLLTEKLALARDPAALTLLFFDDIDLLLLARGDPGMGGSDKDVLNLTMQFLDGAFTTHNGNAQTYAATNEPTATDSALRQRFHHREQIGGPEDWDDYAALIGIKLSRQIKHGLVQVSGDLPTPQVAAQSNGATAPRFSLPNPFAARKSMSWRELGELCAEFKRKNPRFTGRPIESVTQKLLAESADFDLPEQWFADPAVFLQQSYDAKVALVKSLYRPITGEMIAAELEQYFSSEQRYADDARIQRAERLATELEAQIAARDLLARKDAGA
- a CDS encoding threonine synthase, giving the protein MIASTLAHLECGFCAAHYPAGQLWNLCPACSRPLLARYDLQAAAATLTPAALRARPANMWRYAEVLPVRDARWRLSLGEGWTPLIHAARLGAQIGCPHTFVKDESLNPTGSFKARGLCVAVSRAAELGARELAIPSAGNAAGAMAAYAALAGLPAHVFMPADVPQPFQAECRALGAHVTLVDGLINDCGARVRAGAAAHGWFDLSTLKEPYRLEGKKTMGYELAEQLGWRLPDVIIYPTGGGTGLVGMWKAFDEMQAMGLIDARRPRMVSVQAEGCAPIVRAFGQGHEHAELWQGAHTVADGLRVPVAVGDFLIIRAIRASAGTAVAVSDAAMIAHANLLGASTGIFAAPEGGACLAAQAALLEQGWIKPDETVVLFNTGTGLKYAHLWA